From the Streptomyces syringium genome, one window contains:
- the cynR gene encoding transcriptional regulator CynR: protein MALELRHLRYLLAVAEHANFTRAAEDLHISQPTLSQQIKQLERTVGAQLLDRTGRTVRLTDAGDTYVHYARRALRDLAAAERAVVDVADLSRGHLRLAFTPTFTAYLIGPLIAELHARHPGITLDAKELPQDRMETGLLADEVDLGIAFHGSHLPGITATALFTETLGLVTGTGRTGAEGPDPLPVRDLSDRHLALLSGDFATRGHIDAYFAAHRVTPRIVVEANSIQALTEIVQRTTLATVLPDAITHDHPHLTPVPLDPALPARTVSLLRRENAYRSAAARAFTRIVEDHVHTRGYTPA from the coding sequence ATGGCTCTGGAACTCCGTCATCTGCGCTATCTGCTCGCCGTCGCCGAGCACGCCAACTTCACCCGCGCCGCCGAGGACCTGCATATCTCGCAGCCCACGCTCTCCCAGCAGATCAAGCAGCTCGAGCGCACCGTCGGCGCCCAGCTCCTCGACCGCACCGGCCGTACGGTCCGTCTCACCGACGCCGGTGACACGTACGTGCACTACGCCCGTCGCGCCCTGCGCGACCTCGCCGCCGCCGAACGTGCCGTGGTGGACGTGGCCGATCTCTCCCGCGGCCACCTCCGCCTGGCCTTCACGCCCACCTTCACCGCCTATCTCATCGGTCCCCTCATCGCCGAGCTGCACGCCCGCCATCCCGGCATCACCCTGGACGCCAAAGAGCTGCCTCAGGACCGCATGGAGACGGGCCTACTGGCCGACGAGGTGGACCTCGGCATCGCGTTCCACGGGTCCCACTTGCCGGGCATCACGGCAACCGCCCTGTTCACCGAGACTCTCGGCCTCGTGACCGGCACCGGCCGGACCGGCGCCGAGGGGCCGGATCCGCTACCGGTCCGGGATCTCTCCGACCGCCATCTCGCCCTGCTGAGCGGCGACTTCGCCACCCGCGGCCATATCGACGCCTACTTCGCCGCCCACCGCGTCACGCCGCGCATCGTGGTGGAGGCCAACTCCATCCAGGCCCTGACCGAGATCGTCCAGCGCACCACCCTCGCCACCGTCCTGCCCGACGCCATCACCCACGACCACCCCCACCTCACCCCCGTCCCCCTCGACCCCGCCCTCCCCGCCCGTACGGTCAGCCTGCTGCGCCGCGAGAACGCCTACCGAAGCGCCGCCGCCCGGGCATTCACCCGGATCGTCGAGGACCATGTACACACCCGCGGCTACACCCCTGCGTGA
- a CDS encoding signal peptidase I, protein MDDSVYVGNAGRDAALDRGWLLGHFKDTADPRHSEDVEIKWGVHQRGDKRTRWVNGEERTALLVLISGRFRVELPGRSVLLERQGDYVVWGRGVDHSWCAEEESVVLTVRWPSVPGYRAD, encoded by the coding sequence ATGGACGACAGTGTGTATGTGGGCAACGCGGGGCGGGACGCGGCGCTGGACCGAGGATGGCTGCTCGGACACTTCAAGGACACCGCGGACCCCCGGCACAGCGAGGACGTCGAAATCAAGTGGGGTGTCCATCAGCGGGGCGACAAACGCACGCGATGGGTGAACGGCGAGGAACGGACCGCCCTTCTGGTCCTCATCAGCGGCCGCTTCCGCGTGGAACTCCCCGGTCGCAGTGTGCTGTTGGAGCGGCAGGGCGACTACGTCGTCTGGGGCCGGGGTGTCGACCACTCCTGGTGCGCCGAGGAGGAATCCGTCGTACTGACGGTCCGCTGGCCGTCCGTCCCGGGCTATCGGGCCGACTGA
- a CDS encoding tetratricopeptide repeat protein, whose product MTHSSADAVRHYEKALEHLLFFREEVTTEARAAVRASPHSVMANVLTAYLGLLGTEEKDAAAARTSFDAFRRGARLTDVTPRERMHLAAASSWLDGDIHGAGRVLGEISVAHPRDALALAVGHQIDFFTGSAALLRDRVGGALSAWDEDDPHFGLLLGMYAFGLEEAGHYSRSEQVGLAAVERNARDVWGIHAVVHAYEMQGRFTEGIRYLDDRAGDWTDGNYLKVHNWWHYALYVLETGRTDQVLAVYDDAVHHEGSAGVAMELLDAASLLWRLHLAGIDTGDRWAALADAWAGRQVGAYYVFNDVHAVMAYVGAGRIPEAERLIRDREAWIRKTRPGVSNVAMTAEVGLPVCRALLAYGRQRYDEAVDLLLPLRYRLHLFGGSHAQRDAMQRTLVEAALRAGRHDVARTLLSERTGLRPVSPYNWAARARLADHLGDTARAADARHRAGEQASAVFR is encoded by the coding sequence ATGACGCACAGCAGTGCGGACGCGGTGCGGCACTACGAGAAGGCACTGGAGCATCTGCTCTTCTTCCGTGAAGAGGTCACCACCGAGGCCCGGGCGGCGGTCCGCGCCTCCCCGCACTCCGTCATGGCGAACGTCCTCACGGCCTATCTCGGCCTGCTCGGGACGGAGGAGAAGGACGCGGCCGCAGCCCGCACGTCCTTCGACGCGTTCCGCCGGGGCGCGCGGCTGACGGACGTCACGCCTCGGGAGCGCATGCACCTCGCGGCCGCGTCCTCCTGGCTGGACGGCGACATCCACGGGGCGGGCCGCGTCCTCGGTGAGATCAGCGTGGCCCATCCGCGGGACGCACTGGCCCTGGCGGTGGGCCACCAGATCGACTTCTTCACCGGCAGCGCCGCGCTGCTGCGTGACCGCGTGGGCGGGGCGCTGTCCGCCTGGGACGAGGACGACCCGCACTTCGGGCTGCTGCTCGGCATGTACGCCTTCGGCCTGGAGGAAGCCGGCCACTACAGCCGGTCCGAGCAGGTGGGACTGGCGGCCGTCGAACGCAACGCGCGCGACGTGTGGGGCATCCACGCCGTGGTGCACGCCTACGAAATGCAGGGCCGGTTCACCGAGGGCATCCGCTACCTGGACGACCGCGCGGGCGACTGGACGGACGGCAACTACCTGAAGGTCCACAACTGGTGGCACTACGCCCTCTACGTACTCGAGACGGGGCGCACGGACCAGGTGCTGGCGGTCTACGACGACGCCGTTCACCACGAGGGATCGGCGGGCGTGGCGATGGAGCTGCTGGACGCGGCGTCCTTGCTGTGGCGGCTGCATCTGGCCGGCATCGACACCGGAGACCGCTGGGCGGCGCTCGCCGATGCCTGGGCCGGACGCCAGGTCGGCGCCTACTACGTCTTCAACGACGTCCACGCCGTCATGGCCTACGTCGGTGCGGGCCGGATCCCCGAAGCCGAACGTCTCATCCGTGACCGGGAGGCCTGGATCCGGAAGACGCGTCCGGGGGTCTCCAATGTGGCGATGACCGCCGAGGTCGGACTGCCGGTGTGCCGGGCACTGCTCGCGTACGGGCGGCAGCGGTACGACGAGGCAGTCGATCTCCTGCTTCCGTTGCGGTACCGCCTGCACCTCTTCGGGGGCAGTCACGCCCAGCGGGACGCGATGCAGCGGACCTTGGTGGAGGCGGCTCTGCGCGCCGGACGGCACGACGTGGCACGTACGCTGCTGAGCGAGCGCACCGGCCTGCGCCCGGTGAGCCCCTACAACTGGGCGGCCCGGGCGCGGCTCGCCGACCACCTCGGCGACACGGCCCGGGCCGCCGACGCCCGCCACCGGGCGGGCGAGCAGGCGTCGGCGGTCTTCCGCTGA
- a CDS encoding MarR family winged helix-turn-helix transcriptional regulator, translating into MTDTDQPLPPDDLAPRLMEVFALVGPLYRRVQRKVEQDAPNQGISVGVRGVLELLKEHGPMTVPQMGRAQALSRQFVQRMVNDAAARHLVDILPNPAHQRSSLISLTDDGRAAIAAVLHNEHALLRQVGGDLTDADVTTCVRVLGRMLELFDDVDVN; encoded by the coding sequence GTGACCGACACCGATCAGCCCCTCCCGCCCGACGACCTCGCTCCCCGACTCATGGAGGTGTTCGCCCTGGTGGGGCCGCTGTACCGGCGCGTCCAGCGCAAGGTCGAGCAGGACGCGCCGAACCAGGGGATCTCCGTCGGGGTGCGTGGCGTCCTGGAACTGCTCAAAGAACACGGCCCCATGACCGTCCCGCAGATGGGCCGCGCCCAGGCGCTGAGCCGCCAGTTCGTGCAGCGCATGGTCAACGACGCCGCGGCACGGCACCTCGTCGACATCCTCCCGAACCCGGCCCACCAGCGGTCCTCGCTCATCTCGCTGACCGACGACGGCCGGGCGGCCATCGCCGCCGTGCTCCACAACGAACACGCCCTGCTGCGCCAGGTCGGCGGGGACCTCACCGACGCCGACGTCACGACCTGCGTACGGGTTCTCGGCCGGATGCTGGAACTCTTCGACGACGTCGACGTGAACTGA
- a CDS encoding alpha/beta fold hydrolase, which produces MTHASDLRTFESHDGPLAYRDTGSGEPLVLLHAGFLDHTMWDDQIPALARHHRVIAPDARGHGWSSNASGPFRQADDVAALLRHLDVGPAVLVGVSMGANIAVDTTLEHPGLVRALVVSGGGAPGPGDPWTEELRAAQFSALGAGDIGGWLDTFALSAAGPHRTPDAVGPDLVRRLREMAGRTIAKHTADETDFSVPVLDTATRAKDIAVPVLALNGALDAPDLIGMAEHIARSVTDGRVTAVEGTGHFPNMEQPDAFNQALEEFLHGL; this is translated from the coding sequence ATGACCCATGCCTCCGATCTCCGCACCTTCGAGAGCCACGACGGCCCCCTCGCCTATCGCGACACCGGCAGCGGAGAGCCCCTGGTGCTGCTGCACGCGGGCTTCCTGGACCACACCATGTGGGACGACCAGATACCGGCCCTCGCGCGCCACCACCGGGTGATCGCCCCGGATGCCCGCGGACACGGCTGGTCCTCCAACGCGAGCGGGCCGTTCCGCCAGGCCGACGACGTCGCCGCGCTGCTGCGTCACCTCGACGTCGGCCCGGCGGTCCTTGTCGGGGTGTCGATGGGGGCGAACATCGCGGTCGACACCACGCTGGAGCACCCCGGCCTGGTGCGGGCCTTGGTCGTCAGCGGTGGCGGCGCCCCCGGGCCCGGCGACCCCTGGACCGAGGAGCTGCGGGCCGCCCAGTTCAGCGCGCTGGGGGCCGGTGACATCGGGGGCTGGCTCGACACGTTCGCGCTCTCCGCGGCCGGTCCGCACCGCACGCCCGACGCCGTCGGCCCCGACCTCGTACGACGGCTGCGGGAGATGGCCGGGCGGACCATCGCCAAGCACACCGCCGACGAAACGGACTTCAGTGTTCCAGTGCTCGACACCGCGACACGCGCGAAGGACATCGCCGTTCCCGTCCTGGCGCTCAACGGCGCACTCGACGCGCCCGACCTCATCGGCATGGCCGAACACATCGCCCGTTCCGTCACCGACGGCCGCGTGACCGCCGTCGAAGGCACCGGCCACTTCCCCAACATGGAGCAGCCGGACGCCTTCAACCAGGCCCTCGAGGAGTTCCTGCACGGCTTGTGA
- a CDS encoding peptidoglycan-binding protein yields the protein MAKPLSADRLVEALRQEGVTVREHRSWRTHNRNGKGAWGPVHGVVIHHTVTSGTAASVDLCYDGYSELPGPLCHGVIAKDGTVYLVGNGRSNHAGLGDGDVLNAVIEERSLPAPNENNTDGNARFYGFECINLGDGEDPWPAAQLEAIEKVSAAICRAHGWTERSVIGHKEWTNNKIDPKGFTMSSMRSRIADCLKGKPGGPGPQPKPPQYEPFPGADFFRPGRHSPVITAMGKRLVAEGCGRYEEGPGPEWTEADRKSYAAWQRKLGYAGSDADGTPGRTSWTKLRVPNV from the coding sequence ATGGCAAAGCCCCTGTCCGCCGACCGACTGGTCGAGGCTCTCCGTCAGGAGGGTGTGACGGTGCGGGAGCACCGCAGTTGGCGTACCCACAACCGCAACGGCAAGGGGGCATGGGGTCCCGTGCACGGGGTGGTCATCCACCACACCGTCACCTCGGGGACGGCGGCGTCGGTCGATCTTTGCTACGACGGATACTCGGAGCTGCCCGGGCCGTTGTGCCACGGCGTCATCGCCAAGGACGGCACGGTGTATCTCGTCGGCAACGGCAGATCCAACCACGCGGGCCTGGGGGACGGCGACGTCCTGAACGCGGTGATCGAGGAGCGGTCGCTGCCCGCGCCCAACGAGAACAACACCGACGGCAATGCCCGCTTCTACGGCTTCGAGTGCATCAATCTCGGCGACGGGGAGGACCCGTGGCCCGCCGCCCAGCTGGAAGCCATCGAGAAGGTGTCGGCGGCGATCTGCCGCGCCCACGGCTGGACCGAGCGCTCGGTGATCGGCCACAAGGAGTGGACCAACAACAAGATCGACCCCAAGGGCTTCACGATGAGCTCGATGCGCTCCCGGATAGCCGACTGCCTCAAGGGGAAGCCGGGCGGTCCGGGGCCCCAGCCGAAACCACCGCAGTACGAGCCCTTCCCCGGCGCGGACTTCTTCCGCCCGGGCCGGCACAGCCCCGTCATCACCGCGATGGGCAAACGGCTGGTGGCGGAGGGCTGCGGCCGCTACGAGGAAGGCCCCGGTCCTGAGTGGACCGAGGCCGACCGCAAGTCGTACGCGGCGTGGCAGCGCAAACTCGGCTACGCCGGCTCGGACGCGGACGGCACCCCCGGCAGGACGAGCTGGACGAAGCTGCGCGTGCCCAACGTGTGA
- a CDS encoding DUF6519 domain-containing protein yields MHADLSRLTFRPAKHYSGVLAQQGRVQLDADANEQAAITQHQARTLAADLIGQHGGPHGATGFRIDYCPGENKLDNLAVHGGRYYVDGILCDAGRPPAGTPAGTPAGQEPTTTPHDAPAGAAGSIGSDGSGGSGGSDGGTGGEQHPCTDGTVWTYWDQPDAYRDPEKPADRLPAQFPYLVYLKVWERTVTAAEDPEIREVALGAALPDTAARIKTVWQVLPLTGTDLGAPANPTADQVRTAFRTWSDAQRATAATAAFRTERPERPDDEPCLTRPGHRYRGPENQLYRVEIHTGGTAETATFKWSRENGSVVFPVAALDGTWVELATLGNDDKLDLGAGDRVELADSAYTSRGEPADLLRVEEVDLPGRRVRLSAEPGPGTGRLPALHPFLRRWDHRAPGGRGTAKHHRNGALKLVEGTWTDLEDGIQLWFEPGGRYRPGDYWAVPARTTTGTVEWPVAADSQPLLQPPAGVDAHYAPLAWVVGGERAVTDLRHTFRPLAVPIESVGSTSRE; encoded by the coding sequence ATGCACGCAGATCTCTCCCGCCTCACCTTCCGGCCCGCCAAGCACTACTCCGGTGTGCTCGCCCAGCAGGGCCGGGTCCAGCTCGACGCCGACGCCAACGAGCAGGCGGCGATCACGCAGCACCAGGCGCGCACCCTGGCCGCCGACCTGATCGGGCAGCACGGCGGCCCGCACGGTGCCACCGGCTTCCGCATCGACTACTGCCCGGGTGAGAACAAGCTCGACAACCTGGCCGTCCACGGCGGGCGTTACTACGTGGACGGCATCCTGTGCGACGCCGGCCGGCCGCCGGCGGGGACACCGGCGGGGACACCGGCAGGGCAGGAGCCCACCACCACGCCGCACGACGCTCCGGCCGGTGCCGCCGGCTCCATCGGTTCCGATGGTTCAGGTGGTTCCGGTGGTTCCGATGGGGGCACGGGCGGTGAACAGCACCCGTGCACCGACGGAACGGTCTGGACGTACTGGGACCAGCCCGACGCCTACCGGGACCCGGAGAAGCCCGCCGACCGGCTGCCCGCCCAGTTCCCCTACCTGGTCTACCTCAAGGTGTGGGAGCGGACGGTCACCGCCGCCGAGGACCCCGAGATCCGGGAGGTGGCCCTCGGCGCCGCACTGCCGGACACGGCGGCCAGGATCAAGACCGTCTGGCAGGTCCTGCCCCTGACCGGCACCGACCTGGGCGCCCCGGCCAACCCGACGGCCGACCAGGTGCGTACGGCCTTCCGTACCTGGTCCGACGCGCAGCGCGCGACGGCCGCGACGGCCGCGTTCCGCACCGAACGCCCGGAGCGCCCCGACGACGAGCCCTGCCTCACCCGGCCCGGCCACCGCTACCGGGGCCCGGAGAACCAGCTGTACCGCGTGGAGATCCACACCGGGGGCACGGCGGAGACCGCCACCTTCAAATGGTCCAGGGAGAACGGATCCGTGGTCTTCCCCGTGGCCGCCCTCGACGGCACCTGGGTGGAGCTGGCCACGCTCGGCAACGACGACAAGCTCGACCTGGGCGCCGGGGACCGCGTGGAACTCGCCGACTCCGCCTACACCAGCCGCGGCGAGCCCGCCGACCTGCTGCGGGTCGAGGAGGTCGACCTGCCGGGCCGCCGGGTGCGACTGAGCGCCGAGCCCGGCCCGGGCACCGGCAGGCTGCCCGCCCTGCACCCCTTCCTGCGCCGCTGGGACCACCGCGCCCCCGGCGGACGCGGCACGGCCAAGCACCACCGCAACGGCGCCCTGAAGCTCGTCGAAGGCACGTGGACCGACCTGGAGGACGGGATACAGCTCTGGTTCGAACCCGGTGGCCGGTACCGGCCGGGGGACTACTGGGCCGTACCCGCCCGCACCACCACCGGCACGGTGGAGTGGCCCGTGGCGGCGGACAGCCAGCCCCTGCTCCAGCCCCCGGCGGGCGTCGACGCGCACTACGCCCCGCTGGCGTGGGTCGTGGGCGGCGAGCGCGCGGTGACGGACCTGCGGCACACGTTCCGGCCGTTGGCCGTGCCGATCGAGTCGGTCGGGAGCACCTCACGGGAGTGA
- a CDS encoding putative baseplate assembly protein: protein MSGRCDCGCRGTSAATPTEVTNPPGQGTIHYRVGTYREFRSSMLARLSGPAYPALRDLTVRTPDDPAIGLLDTWAVLGDLLTFYSERIANEGYLRTATEDGSLTLLGRLVGHRPRPGVAADTFLAYTLDRDPRPGQETPVLIPRGARSQSVPGPGEEPQSFETSEELTARWSWNELAVLRRRPYQVTPDRLEKRTELFVAGTANNVKPGDQLLFVFSAEESARDKRFLRTVPHVRIDRENEVTAIGLPVAAQPSLKRLREELGAWIAPSAKDSPHPRPKNSRLVERFDKDVLAPLRDDLDTLKTATALADRLTRDVERVHEAAELARRYQDIAGWFETLAAKFAELIGQARALEPPQPSKPPAGDDRNEPLFAELRLGSDAVAERGGRRAAAAETAGGADPAFRGLGALLPALRTAPVRPPAGARHLARDPEQVYAPGSDIGAQLLAALDARVRDGLHDAWRQVDLTAPLALATVQVMRATATPFGATAPMKPRYKNNNEIDYYEDWPLSGSTSLDTTVTYDTAGTVPAKITFTHSVADSSSPTKELTLPDDEEINKKVPDVGPGEVQVSTLLPPPEPDPDPAGEAGGAAPAPPPDPHRLGVRAELLPKLPKATVFVSRPNSDNRVLVTVTDGATTVEYRLGPEESAQQRTLGRLTINVARRTPTGKPSTVSVTIGTQLEVTDRNKLALDAVYEGIGPGSWVAVERPRKGSPGQIPGSKELALVVTRVTGVRVLSRAAFGITGKVTELTLQDDWLDADDVSLAHIRDATVHARGDALRLAEETVTEDVHGNEIELAGLYDGLAPGRWLIFSGERTDIPGTTGVRGTELAMVAGARQSVDPALPGDAVHTTLVLTADLAHRYRRDTLRIHGNVARATHGATRDEPIGSGDAGRAHQTFTLWQSPLTWLAAENALGAQSTLEVRVDGVRWREVDSLAGRGPQERVFVTGTTGATDPADATAGRTTITFGDGVHGSRLPTGHENVRARYRIGVGRSANVKAGRITQPTTRPLGVTAVVNPLPATGGADPDGPGLARRNIPLAVTALDRLVSVADYEDFARSRAGIGRASAREIFDGTRRSVHLTVAGVDDIALGDDSDIVRTLRTSLTAHGDPRVPVTVAVRELVLLIVVANVRVHPDHSWDLVEPALRRALLARLGYPARELGRPAYLSEVLATAQSVPGVDYVDVDAFTGVPGSLTPEGLEKLPERLKRPQAVVESRLAAYQEDRYRVSPPGQETTETLTAVAAKNGITVAELLRLNPDITDTRPLPKGRTVFVFRGIRPAQFALLSPDVPDTLILKEARA, encoded by the coding sequence ATGAGCGGCCGATGCGACTGCGGCTGCCGGGGCACCTCGGCGGCGACACCCACCGAGGTGACGAACCCGCCCGGCCAGGGCACGATCCACTACCGGGTGGGCACCTACCGGGAGTTCCGCTCCTCCATGCTCGCCCGGCTGTCCGGCCCCGCCTACCCGGCGCTGCGCGACCTGACCGTGCGCACGCCCGACGACCCGGCGATCGGCCTTCTCGACACCTGGGCCGTCCTCGGTGATCTGCTCACCTTCTACTCCGAGCGGATCGCCAACGAGGGGTATCTGCGCACGGCCACCGAGGACGGCTCCCTCACCCTGCTCGGCAGACTCGTCGGGCACCGGCCCCGCCCCGGTGTGGCCGCGGACACCTTCCTCGCCTACACCCTCGACCGGGACCCGCGCCCCGGCCAGGAGACGCCCGTGCTGATCCCGCGCGGCGCCCGCAGCCAGAGCGTGCCGGGGCCGGGGGAGGAGCCGCAGTCCTTCGAGACCTCGGAGGAGCTGACCGCCCGCTGGTCGTGGAACGAGCTCGCCGTGCTGCGCCGCCGCCCCTACCAGGTGACGCCCGACCGGCTGGAGAAGCGCACGGAGCTGTTCGTCGCGGGTACGGCCAACAACGTGAAGCCCGGCGATCAGTTGCTGTTCGTCTTCAGCGCCGAGGAGTCCGCCCGCGACAAAAGGTTTCTGCGCACCGTTCCCCACGTGCGCATCGACCGTGAGAACGAGGTGACCGCCATCGGTCTGCCCGTTGCCGCGCAGCCGTCGCTGAAGAGGCTCCGTGAGGAGCTCGGGGCATGGATCGCCCCGTCGGCGAAGGATTCGCCCCACCCCCGGCCCAAGAACAGCCGCCTCGTCGAGCGGTTCGACAAGGACGTCCTCGCCCCGCTGCGCGACGACCTCGACACGCTCAAGACCGCCACCGCCCTCGCCGACCGGCTGACCCGCGACGTGGAACGGGTCCACGAGGCCGCCGAACTCGCCCGCCGGTACCAGGACATCGCCGGCTGGTTCGAGACCCTGGCCGCGAAGTTCGCCGAACTGATCGGGCAGGCCCGTGCGCTGGAGCCGCCGCAGCCCTCGAAGCCACCGGCCGGTGACGACAGGAACGAACCCCTCTTCGCCGAGCTCCGCCTGGGATCCGACGCCGTGGCGGAGCGCGGCGGGCGGCGGGCCGCGGCGGCGGAGACGGCCGGAGGGGCCGACCCGGCCTTCCGGGGTCTGGGCGCCCTGCTGCCCGCCCTGCGGACCGCGCCCGTCCGGCCCCCGGCGGGCGCCCGCCACCTCGCCAGGGACCCCGAGCAGGTGTACGCGCCCGGCTCCGACATCGGTGCCCAGCTGCTGGCCGCGCTCGACGCCAGGGTCCGCGACGGTCTGCACGACGCCTGGCGGCAAGTGGACCTGACCGCGCCGCTGGCACTGGCCACGGTCCAGGTGATGCGGGCCACCGCGACGCCGTTCGGCGCGACGGCGCCCATGAAGCCCCGCTACAAGAACAACAACGAGATCGACTACTACGAGGACTGGCCGCTCAGCGGAAGCACCTCACTCGACACCACGGTTACCTACGACACGGCGGGCACCGTACCGGCGAAGATCACGTTCACCCACTCGGTCGCCGACTCCTCCTCGCCGACCAAGGAGCTCACCCTCCCCGACGACGAGGAGATCAACAAAAAGGTCCCCGACGTCGGCCCCGGTGAGGTGCAGGTCAGCACCTTGCTGCCGCCCCCCGAGCCGGACCCCGACCCGGCGGGCGAGGCCGGCGGGGCAGCACCCGCGCCGCCCCCGGACCCGCACCGGCTCGGCGTCCGCGCGGAACTGCTGCCCAAGCTGCCCAAGGCCACCGTGTTCGTCTCCCGGCCCAACAGCGACAACAGGGTGCTGGTCACCGTCACCGACGGCGCCACCACCGTCGAGTACCGCCTGGGGCCCGAGGAGTCCGCGCAGCAGCGGACGCTCGGCCGGCTCACGATCAACGTGGCCCGCAGGACGCCCACCGGCAAACCCTCCACCGTCAGCGTGACCATCGGCACGCAACTGGAGGTCACCGACCGGAACAAGCTGGCCCTCGACGCCGTCTACGAGGGCATCGGCCCCGGCAGCTGGGTCGCCGTCGAACGCCCCCGCAAGGGCAGCCCCGGCCAGATCCCCGGCAGCAAGGAACTCGCCCTGGTCGTCACCCGGGTCACCGGCGTGCGGGTCCTCTCCCGGGCCGCCTTCGGCATCACCGGCAAGGTCACCGAACTCACCCTCCAGGACGACTGGCTCGACGCCGACGACGTCTCCCTGGCGCACATCAGGGACGCCACCGTCCACGCCCGCGGCGACGCCCTCCGCCTCGCCGAGGAGACCGTCACCGAGGACGTCCACGGCAACGAGATCGAGCTGGCCGGGCTGTACGACGGGCTGGCCCCCGGCCGCTGGCTGATCTTCAGCGGCGAGCGCACCGACATCCCCGGCACCACGGGGGTGCGCGGCACGGAGCTCGCCATGGTCGCCGGCGCCCGGCAGAGCGTCGACCCCGCGCTGCCGGGCGACGCGGTGCACACGACGCTCGTGCTCACCGCGGACCTGGCCCACCGCTACCGGCGCGACACCCTGCGCATCCACGGCAACGTGGCACGGGCCACCCACGGCGCCACCCGGGACGAGCCGATCGGCAGCGGCGACGCGGGCCGGGCCCACCAGACCTTCACCCTCTGGCAGTCCCCGCTGACCTGGCTCGCCGCCGAGAACGCGCTGGGCGCACAGAGCACCCTGGAGGTCCGGGTGGACGGAGTGCGCTGGCGGGAGGTCGACAGCCTTGCCGGACGCGGCCCGCAGGAACGTGTCTTCGTCACCGGCACCACCGGCGCGACCGACCCCGCGGACGCCACCGCCGGCCGGACCACCATCACCTTCGGCGACGGCGTGCACGGCTCGCGCCTGCCCACCGGACACGAGAACGTCCGGGCCCGCTACCGCATCGGCGTCGGCAGATCCGCCAACGTCAAAGCCGGCCGCATCACCCAGCCCACCACCCGGCCCCTGGGGGTCACCGCCGTCGTCAACCCGCTGCCCGCCACCGGCGGCGCCGACCCGGACGGCCCCGGGCTCGCCCGCCGCAACATCCCCCTGGCCGTCACCGCCCTCGACCGCCTGGTCTCCGTGGCCGACTACGAGGACTTCGCCCGCTCCCGGGCCGGCATCGGCCGCGCCAGTGCCCGGGAGATCTTCGACGGCACCCGGCGCAGCGTGCACCTGACCGTCGCCGGCGTCGACGACATCGCCCTCGGCGACGACTCCGACATCGTGCGCACCCTGCGGACCTCCCTCACCGCCCACGGCGACCCCCGGGTGCCGGTCACGGTCGCCGTACGGGAACTGGTGCTGCTCATCGTGGTGGCCAACGTCCGCGTGCACCCCGACCACTCATGGGACCTCGTCGAACCGGCGCTGCGCCGCGCACTGCTGGCCCGGCTCGGCTACCCGGCCCGCGAACTCGGGCGGCCCGCGTACCTGTCGGAGGTCCTGGCGACCGCCCAGTCCGTACCGGGCGTGGACTACGTGGACGTGGACGCCTTCACCGGGGTGCCCGGCAGCCTGACCCCCGAAGGCCTGGAGAAACTGCCCGAGAGACTCAAGCGCCCCCAGGCGGTGGTCGAGTCCCGGCTCGCCGCGTACCAGGAGGACCGCTACCGGGTGTCGCCCCCGGGCCAGGAGACCACCGAGACCCTCACCGCGGTGGCCGCGAAGAACGGCATCACCGTCGCCGAACTCCTGCGGCTCAACCCCGACATCACCGACACCCGGCCGCTGCCGAAGGGCCGCACCGTGTTCGTCTTCCGCGGCATCCGCCCGGCGCAGTTCGCGCTGCTCTCCCCGGACGTGCCGGACACACTGATCCTTAAGGAGGCACGGGCGTGA